A genomic segment from Variovorax paradoxus B4 encodes:
- a CDS encoding 5-formyltetrahydrofolate cyclo-ligase, with translation MDKSKDADTSATTSFLKDQVRKALIEQRLAMPDRLAKADLLQRVMRIWLVGRPDTVIGAYWPIKGEFDPLPALHRWKEDGELIDEPQRRRIGLPVMNKVHKTLTFHAWYPGCQMEEDAYGIPKPKDTELIVPTLLFVPCVGYSAGGYRLGYGGGFYDRTLAALEPRPFTVGLGFTNGFLEDFEPEAHDLPLDAILNDNGVVWPTS, from the coding sequence ATGGACAAGTCAAAGGATGCCGACACCTCGGCGACCACGAGTTTTCTCAAGGATCAGGTGAGAAAAGCACTGATCGAGCAGCGTCTGGCGATGCCCGACCGGCTCGCCAAGGCCGACCTGCTGCAGCGGGTGATGCGGATCTGGCTGGTCGGCCGGCCCGACACCGTGATCGGCGCCTACTGGCCGATCAAGGGCGAGTTCGATCCGCTGCCCGCGCTGCACCGCTGGAAGGAAGACGGCGAACTGATCGACGAGCCGCAGCGCCGCCGCATCGGGTTGCCGGTGATGAACAAGGTCCACAAGACGCTGACCTTCCACGCCTGGTATCCGGGCTGCCAGATGGAGGAAGACGCCTATGGCATTCCCAAGCCGAAGGACACCGAGCTGATCGTGCCCACGCTGCTGTTCGTGCCCTGCGTGGGCTACAGCGCCGGCGGCTACCGGCTGGGCTACGGCGGCGGCTTCTACGACCGCACGCTGGCTGCGCTGGAGCCGCGCCCGTTCACGGTGGGGCTGGGCTTCACCAACGGTTTCCTCGAAGACTTCGAGCCCGAGGCGCACGACCTGCCGCTGGACGCGATCCTCAACGACAACGGCGTCGTCTGGCCAACTTCCTGA
- a CDS encoding MgtC/SapB family protein, producing MSWGGQVLDTVAAEFSDVGDIAQLTRIVVRLMLAAAIGFMLGFEREQQGKAAGVRTHMLVAIGSALFVLIPQQTGIVPADMSRVIQGLVAGVGFLCAGTILKQGKDEHHVQGLTTAAGLWMTAAIGMACGLGREVTAVLSALLALAVLALVPRLVDLVERMVGPPRIEEDKTGAAPRVIASPEDDQPPPR from the coding sequence ATGAGTTGGGGCGGCCAGGTGCTCGACACCGTCGCGGCCGAATTCTCGGACGTGGGCGACATCGCGCAGCTCACGCGCATCGTCGTTCGGCTGATGCTTGCGGCGGCCATCGGGTTCATGCTCGGCTTCGAGCGCGAGCAGCAGGGCAAGGCGGCCGGCGTGCGCACCCACATGCTGGTGGCCATCGGCTCGGCGCTGTTCGTGCTGATCCCGCAGCAGACCGGCATCGTGCCCGCCGACATGAGCCGGGTGATCCAGGGCCTGGTGGCGGGGGTGGGCTTTCTCTGCGCCGGCACCATCCTCAAGCAGGGCAAGGACGAGCACCATGTGCAGGGCCTCACCACCGCCGCCGGGCTGTGGATGACGGCCGCCATCGGCATGGCCTGCGGGCTCGGCCGCGAAGTGACCGCGGTGCTGAGCGCACTGCTGGCGCTGGCCGTGCTCGCGCTGGTGCCGCGCCTGGTCGACCTGGTCGAGCGCATGGTCGGGCCGCCGCGCATCGAGGAAGACAAGACCGGCGCAGCGCCGCGCGTGATCGCCTCGCCTGAAGACGACCAGCCGCCGCCGCGCTGA
- a CDS encoding lytic transglycosylase domain-containing protein: MRHRPRNAASALVFSAVLAAAALLSQQPAAAQANSNDDVLVQMKQAFQRGDKGRLAALLPQARGHALEPWAAYWELKARLQEAAPNEVQDFFARYPGTYQEDRLRNDWLLLLGQRRDWDGFSSALDGFRMGDDPQVRCYAILVEALRSGSATQAQAHEVRRNWFAQKDSDDGCLTAADRLVAARLMSPNDAWKKARLAMEANRPQAARGAVTIAAPDALPLFEELNASAAKFLAGRAFVAAKSRKELVVLALVKIAMADPEQAATQLDSKWGPMLSAEERNWLWGTIGRQAASKLSPLAGSYFANVTKNGDLSDDMLGWRVRAALRTGQWKEVAPAINAMSETAQLEPTWVYWKARALGVAGGDDRRAQARELYQSIAGTRGFYEMLALEELGQRTVVPTRPAPLTPEEKNAARSNIALNRALYAIAIGLRSEGTREWNYATNLHDKGGMDDRALLAAADFACQREVWDRCINTSERTKGTIDVEQRFPMPFHDTVLRKSQDIGLDPAYVYGLIRQESRFIMDARSGVGASGLMQVMPATARWTARKIGLAGFTPGQINDHETNITIGTNYLKLALDDFDGSMALAAAAYNAGPGRPRSWRNGPVMEAAIWAENVPFNETRDYVKKVLANTTNYAALISGRPQSLKERLGRVGPRDAAEPEPNKDLP; the protein is encoded by the coding sequence ATGCGCCATCGCCCGCGCAATGCAGCGTCCGCGCTGGTTTTTTCCGCCGTTCTGGCCGCCGCCGCACTGCTTTCGCAGCAGCCCGCCGCCGCACAGGCCAACAGCAACGACGACGTGCTGGTGCAGATGAAGCAGGCGTTCCAGCGCGGCGACAAGGGCCGGCTCGCGGCCCTGCTGCCGCAGGCGCGCGGCCACGCGCTCGAACCCTGGGCCGCCTACTGGGAACTCAAGGCCCGCCTGCAGGAAGCCGCGCCGAACGAGGTGCAGGACTTCTTCGCCCGCTATCCCGGCACCTACCAGGAAGACCGGCTGCGCAACGACTGGCTGCTGCTGCTGGGCCAGCGCCGCGACTGGGACGGCTTTTCCTCCGCGCTGGACGGCTTCCGCATGGGCGACGATCCGCAGGTGCGCTGCTACGCGATCCTGGTCGAGGCCCTGCGCTCCGGCAGCGCCACGCAGGCCCAGGCCCACGAGGTGCGCCGCAACTGGTTCGCCCAGAAAGATTCGGACGACGGCTGCCTCACCGCGGCCGACCGCCTGGTCGCGGCCCGCCTGATGTCGCCCAACGACGCCTGGAAGAAGGCGCGCCTGGCCATGGAGGCCAACCGCCCGCAGGCTGCGCGCGGCGCCGTGACCATTGCCGCGCCCGATGCGCTGCCGCTGTTCGAAGAGCTCAACGCCAGCGCGGCCAAGTTCCTGGCCGGCCGCGCCTTCGTGGCCGCCAAGTCGCGCAAGGAGCTGGTGGTGCTGGCGCTCGTCAAGATCGCCATGGCCGACCCCGAGCAGGCCGCCACCCAGCTCGACAGCAAATGGGGCCCGATGCTTTCCGCCGAGGAGCGCAACTGGCTCTGGGGCACCATCGGCCGGCAGGCCGCCAGCAAGCTCTCGCCGCTGGCCGGCAGCTACTTCGCCAACGTCACGAAGAACGGCGACCTGTCCGACGACATGCTCGGATGGCGCGTGCGCGCCGCGCTGCGCACCGGCCAGTGGAAGGAGGTGGCGCCCGCCATCAACGCCATGAGCGAAACCGCCCAGCTGGAACCGACCTGGGTCTACTGGAAAGCGCGCGCACTCGGCGTCGCGGGCGGCGACGATCGCCGCGCGCAGGCGCGCGAGCTCTACCAGAGCATTGCGGGCACGCGCGGCTTCTACGAGATGCTGGCGCTGGAGGAACTCGGCCAGCGCACCGTGGTGCCCACGCGCCCCGCGCCGCTCACGCCGGAGGAAAAGAACGCCGCGCGCAGCAACATCGCGCTCAACCGCGCGCTCTACGCCATCGCCATCGGCCTGCGCTCCGAGGGCACGCGCGAATGGAACTACGCCACCAACCTGCACGACAAGGGCGGCATGGACGACCGTGCGCTGCTGGCTGCGGCCGACTTCGCCTGCCAACGCGAGGTGTGGGACCGCTGCATCAACACCAGCGAACGCACCAAGGGCACGATCGACGTCGAGCAGCGCTTTCCCATGCCCTTCCACGACACGGTGCTGCGCAAGAGCCAGGACATCGGGCTCGACCCGGCCTACGTCTACGGGCTGATCCGCCAGGAAAGCCGCTTCATCATGGACGCGCGTTCGGGCGTCGGCGCCTCGGGCCTGATGCAGGTCATGCCCGCCACTGCGCGCTGGACCGCGCGCAAGATCGGCCTGGCCGGCTTCACGCCCGGGCAGATCAACGACCACGAGACCAACATCACCATCGGCACCAACTACCTGAAGCTCGCACTCGACGACTTCGACGGCTCCATGGCGCTGGCCGCGGCCGCCTACAACGCCGGCCCCGGCCGGCCGCGCAGCTGGCGCAACGGCCCGGTGATGGAAGCGGCGATCTGGGCCGAGAACGTGCCCTTCAACGAAACACGCGACTACGTGAAGAAGGTGCTCGCCAACACCACCAACTACGCCGCGCTGATCAGCGGGCGCCCGCAGTCGCTGAAGGAGCGCCTGGGCCGCGTGGGCCCGCGAGACGCGGCAGAGCCCGAGCCCAACAAGGACCTCCCCTGA